The Brassica napus cultivar Da-Ae chromosome C7, Da-Ae, whole genome shotgun sequence genome has a segment encoding these proteins:
- the LOC106406918 gene encoding dnaJ homolog subfamily B member 4, with translation MGVDYYKLLQVDRSATDDDLKKAYRKLAMKWHPDKNPTNKKDAEAKFKQISEAYDVLSDPQKRAVYDQYGEEGLKGNVPPPNAASGASYFSTGFNPRSADDIFTEFFGFSTPFGGGGGAGGSMHHHHHHHHHHHQAAARKVAPIENKLPCSLEDLYKGTTKKMKISREILDASGKATQTEEILTIGVKPGWKKGTKITFPEKGNEHPGVIPADLVFIIDEKPHPVFTRDGNDLIVTQKISLAEALTGYTVNLTTLDGRTLAIPITNVIHPEYEEVVPKEGMPLQKDQTKKGNLRIKFNIKFPARLTTEQKSGFKKLLG, from the exons ATGGGTGTGGATTACTACAAGCTTCTACAGGTCGATAGAAGCGCCACCGACGATGACCTCAAGAAAGCTTACAGAAAACTCGCCATGAAATGGCATCCCGACAAGAACCCCACCAACAAAAAAGACGCCGAAGCTAAATTCAAACAGATCTCCGAAGCCTACGAT GTCCTTAGCGATCCTCAGAAGAGAGCGGTGTATGATCAGTACGGTGAGGAAGGTTTAAAAGGCAACGTGCCACCTCCTAATGCTGCTTCTGGAGCTTCCTACTTCTCTACAGGATTCAACCCGAGAAGTGCTGATGATATATTCACTGAGTTTTTCGGATTCTCGACTCCTTTTGGTGGAGGAGGTGGTGCTGGTGGATCAAtgcaccaccatcatcatcatcatcatcatcatcaccaggCTGCAGCTAGGAAAGTGGCTCCAATCGAGAACAAGCTGCCTTGTAGCCTTGAAGATCTCTACAAAGGAACcaccaagaagatgaagatctCAAGGGAGATTCTAGACGCCAGCGG CAAAGCAACGCAAACGGAAGAGATACTAACGATTGGAGTGAAACCAGGATGGAAGAAAGGGACCAAGATCACATTCCCTGAGAAAGGCAACGAGCATCCCGGAGTGATCCCAGCTGATCTCGTCTTCATCATCGACGAGAAGCCCCACCCGGTGTTCACACGTGACGGCAATGACTTGATTGTCACGCAGAAGATCTCGCTAGCTGAGGCCTTAACAGGCTACACCGTGAACCTAACGACACTCGATGGTCGGACGCTTGCGATCCCTATCACTAACGTGATCCATCCAGAGTACGAAGAGGTGGTGCCTAAAGAAGGGATGCCGCTTCAGAAAGATCAGACGAAGAAAGGTAACTTGAGGATCAAGTTCAACATCAAGTTCCCAGCGAGGTTAACTACAGAACAGAAGTCTGGTTTCAAGAAGCTTCTTGGGTGA
- the BNAC07G41350D gene encoding protein DMP7, with translation MAETQHLLISSLPEAPRKPKSKVQKVARKAFKGTAHLSNLLPTGSVMGFQIMCPVLTHQGQCPTIASRWLTCFLVFVCAVSCFLLSFTDSFRDPRGKVRYGLATPSGLMVMDGTITLTEEEKEKYKLRFLDFMHAIMSMLVFFAISMFDQNVIRCLFPVPSEDTKELLTGLPFIIGVVCGGFFLVFPTRRHGIGSPLTKE, from the exons aTGGCGGAAACGCAGCACTTGCTGATATCGTCGTTACCTGAAGCACCAAGAAAACCAAAGTCGAAAGTACAGAAAGTGGCGAGGAAAGCATTCAAAGGAACAGCTCATCTCTCAAATCTCCTCCCGACCGGTTCTGTAATGGGTTTTCAAATAATGTGCCCTGTCCTAACCCATCAGGGTCAGTGTCCAACCATAGCCAGTCGCTGGCTCACCTGCTTCCTTGTCTTCGTCTGCGCCGtctcttgcttcctcctttcctTCACCGACTCCTTCAGAGACCCACGCGGCAAG gTCAGGTACGGTTTGGCAACACCAAGTGGTTTAATGGTAATGGATGGAACGATTACACTAacggaggaggagaaggagaagtaTAAGCTGAGGTTTCTTGATTTCATGCATGCAATCATGTCAATGCTCGTCTTCTTTGCAATCTCCATGTTTGATCAGAACGTCATCCGTTGCTTGTTCCCCGTTCCTTCCGAAGACACCAAGGAGCTCCTCACCGGTTTGCCTTTTATCATCGGCGTTGTTTGCGGCGGCTTCTTCCTCGTGTTCCCCACGCGCCGTCACGGCATTGGATCTCCCCTTACCAAAGAATAA